In one window of Desulforhabdus amnigena DNA:
- a CDS encoding YMGG-like glycine zipper-containing protein gives MNTIKYVMLVVALLFSLTSCAGMSTTQQRVLSGGAIGAGSGAAIGAITGGSPAVGAAVGGAAGAAGGYIYDQSKKNGY, from the coding sequence ATGAATACCATTAAATATGTTATGCTTGTTGTTGCTCTCTTATTTTCACTGACTTCCTGCGCAGGAATGAGCACAACTCAACAGCGCGTTTTGAGTGGTGGAGCTATTGGTGCAGGTTCGGGGGCGGCAATTGGCGCTATCACAGGGGGATCGCCGGCTGTCGGCGCCGCCGTCGGTGGTGCTGCGGGAGCAGCAGGAGGATATATTTACGATCAGTCCAAGAAAAATGGTTACTAA
- a CDS encoding DUF2231 domain-containing protein, whose amino-acid sequence MNDAINSFYSFLSTMGYSHPIHPTQVHLVIGLIAGAFIFAALDRFRVYSNLAQSGRHCFLLAFAFFFPTVLFGFMDWQHFYSGTFLFPIMVKLALAGILLGLLFLGFIVGRRGKEKSTFLLTIYFVAFLTVGGLGYFGGQLVYGAKDVTLAESFKEGQDIFKAKCAGCHLNGGNVISPDHPVKGSSKLANFNTFLDWLRNPEAPMPSFPKTALPDNDAQKLYKYIVNVLEKG is encoded by the coding sequence ATGAATGATGCAATCAATTCATTTTATTCCTTTCTATCCACTATGGGGTACTCCCATCCCATACATCCCACTCAAGTTCATTTGGTCATCGGATTGATTGCCGGAGCATTCATATTCGCTGCCTTGGACCGCTTCAGGGTGTACTCCAACCTGGCACAATCGGGTCGGCATTGTTTTTTATTAGCTTTTGCATTTTTCTTTCCCACTGTGCTTTTTGGTTTCATGGATTGGCAGCATTTTTATTCGGGAACTTTCCTGTTTCCCATTATGGTGAAACTAGCCTTGGCTGGAATCCTTTTGGGACTCCTTTTTCTTGGATTCATCGTAGGCCGACGAGGAAAAGAAAAATCCACTTTTTTGCTGACCATCTATTTCGTGGCTTTCCTCACGGTGGGTGGGCTCGGATACTTTGGAGGACAACTGGTGTACGGTGCTAAAGATGTCACACTCGCTGAAAGCTTCAAAGAGGGCCAAGACATCTTCAAGGCAAAGTGTGCGGGATGCCACTTGAATGGAGGAAACGTCATCAGTCCCGACCACCCCGTGAAAGGCTCTTCCAAGCTCGCCAATTTCAACACTTTTCTTGATTGGCTTCGAAATCCCGAGGCTCCCATGCCCTCGTTTCCAAAAACGGCTCTGCCGGACAACGATGCTCAGAAGCTTTACAAGTACATTGTCAATGTGCTGGAAAAAGGATAA
- a CDS encoding SUMF1/EgtB/PvdO family nonheme iron enzyme, whose product MKTEQRVALVIGNGNYESAPLRNPVNDARAMGKALKDLGFDVVERENLNQKDMKREIQAFGEKLQKGGVGLFYYAGHGMQVSGRNYLIPVGANIEHEKQVEYEAVDVGSVLTEMDYARNRLNIVILDACRDNPFARSFRSQSLGLASINAPTGTLIAYATAPGSVANDGPQDNGVYTGELIKVMLQPGLKIEDVFKQVRSAVRESTGGKQVPWESSSLEGDFYFQLPSGDVAPTYATERTAPVSVPQVPRGDSAPHTAPKIWKEPVTGMEFVWIPGGCYLMGSPQNEKGREADEGPVHEVCVDGFWMGKTEVTNGEFRKFQPTHDSKDYQGYSLNGDDQPAVYVSWKDANALAQWLANKNGGQYKFRLPTEAEWEYACRAGTEGSHYWGDDPSRACSYENVGDQTTGRQWKMENVHDCEDGYAVVAPVGSFQPNAFGLYDMLGNVWEWCSDVYSADAYSKHDKNNPAFSGGNPGAERVIRGGFWHGGPDKVRCALRGAGLPGGMNDDLGFRLVREP is encoded by the coding sequence ATGAAAACCGAACAACGTGTGGCGCTTGTCATCGGGAATGGCAATTATGAGTCCGCACCTCTTCGAAATCCTGTGAATGACGCTCGGGCAATGGGTAAGGCATTGAAGGATCTTGGATTTGATGTTGTGGAAAGGGAGAATCTCAATCAGAAAGATATGAAACGCGAGATCCAGGCATTTGGTGAAAAGCTTCAGAAAGGTGGGGTTGGCCTTTTTTATTACGCTGGACACGGGATGCAGGTGAGCGGGCGCAACTACTTGATTCCTGTCGGTGCCAATATCGAACATGAAAAGCAGGTGGAATATGAAGCGGTTGATGTCGGTTCCGTCCTGACGGAAATGGACTACGCCCGCAACCGCTTGAATATCGTGATTCTCGATGCTTGCCGCGACAATCCTTTCGCCAGAAGTTTCCGGTCTCAATCCCTGGGTCTGGCTTCAATCAATGCGCCGACTGGAACACTTATTGCCTATGCCACTGCACCGGGTTCGGTGGCCAATGACGGCCCTCAGGACAATGGCGTCTATACGGGCGAACTCATTAAAGTCATGCTGCAACCCGGGCTGAAGATCGAGGATGTCTTCAAGCAGGTTCGATCCGCCGTGAGGGAATCGACGGGCGGAAAACAAGTTCCCTGGGAGTCTTCTTCCCTGGAAGGCGATTTCTACTTCCAATTGCCGTCCGGGGATGTCGCTCCCACGTATGCAACGGAGCGCACGGCGCCTGTGAGTGTTCCTCAAGTCCCCAGAGGTGATAGCGCTCCTCATACTGCTCCCAAAATCTGGAAAGAGCCAGTTACCGGAATGGAATTTGTTTGGATTCCGGGTGGCTGTTATCTCATGGGGAGCCCTCAAAACGAGAAAGGAAGGGAAGCCGATGAGGGGCCCGTGCACGAGGTTTGTGTCGATGGATTTTGGATGGGCAAGACAGAAGTGACCAATGGTGAATTCCGGAAGTTTCAGCCCACTCATGACAGTAAAGATTACCAGGGATATTCTCTCAACGGGGATGATCAGCCTGCGGTTTATGTAAGTTGGAAGGATGCCAACGCCTTGGCCCAGTGGCTGGCAAATAAGAATGGCGGGCAGTATAAGTTCAGACTCCCTACGGAAGCGGAATGGGAATATGCCTGCAGAGCCGGGACGGAAGGCTCTCATTATTGGGGAGACGACCCCAGTCGAGCCTGCAGTTATGAAAATGTCGGTGATCAGACCACTGGTCGCCAGTGGAAGATGGAGAATGTGCATGACTGTGAGGACGGTTATGCTGTGGTGGCTCCTGTCGGCAGTTTTCAGCCGAATGCATTTGGCCTGTATGACATGCTGGGGAATGTTTGGGAGTGGTGTTCCGACGTTTATAGTGCTGACGCATATTCGAAACACGATAAAAACAATCCTGCGTTTTCCGGCGGTAACCCCGGTGCCGAACGAGTGATCCGCGGAGGGTTCTGGCATGGAGGGCCTGATAAGGTGCGGTGCGCTCTTCGTGGTGCAGGTTTACCTGGGGGAATGAATGACGACTTGGGGTTTCGGCTGGTGCGAGAACCCTGA
- a CDS encoding J domain-containing protein, whose protein sequence is MKTVPAKRTIELVKGELNYYEVLLVNESATAQEIDQAFQHLSRLWRPDLNADRAEALEHFQLICRAHDVLSNPELRRAYDLENQSSTEDHEITKFEDGMGSRLIEWFRADVWRSRMVAGVLTFLGFVIVSYVGDFLTPVEQASKTEPVFSGFASSDKALPLDRVKKGKESPSLLASAEKILAIDSSLPKEIMPASPAVEEQARIESPKGEFSPKETSGLLESVQKTSQEPQPVVPSEPKQEPSAKQSLKTSSKTGEGAKQSPLKGKPAKASSGIKPTAGSSSSKVPFSTSLEAMNVQKRSAEKKPDLSSSSDEPDMSPNGFSDSRSETTPEMKNDVKIQENMLRFLNRYTQVYEKKNIKALEELFEKDALENGEAFSSLRPLYQNNFHRIKKFRYDIEILSWKSIEGGLDVMGKFSLDSVINENMHRESNGPLHLILTRHGEDFRIRTLDYQIEATREFVDTVK, encoded by the coding sequence ATGAAAACTGTCCCGGCCAAGAGAACCATCGAACTCGTCAAGGGTGAACTCAATTATTATGAGGTTCTGTTGGTGAATGAAAGTGCTACTGCGCAAGAGATAGATCAGGCCTTCCAGCACTTGAGCAGGTTGTGGAGGCCTGATCTGAACGCAGATAGAGCCGAAGCCTTGGAACATTTTCAACTTATCTGCAGGGCTCACGACGTTCTGAGCAACCCTGAACTGCGGCGTGCGTATGACCTGGAAAATCAAAGTTCGACCGAAGATCACGAGATCACGAAATTTGAGGATGGAATGGGTTCCCGACTGATCGAATGGTTCCGTGCAGATGTCTGGCGATCGAGGATGGTTGCGGGTGTACTTACTTTTTTGGGGTTTGTCATCGTTTCCTATGTTGGAGATTTTCTTACACCGGTTGAACAAGCCTCGAAGACAGAACCTGTCTTTTCCGGTTTCGCCTCATCCGATAAGGCGCTTCCACTCGATAGGGTGAAGAAGGGAAAAGAGAGTCCATCCTTGTTGGCTTCTGCAGAGAAAATTCTGGCTATCGACAGTTCTCTTCCTAAAGAAATAATGCCGGCGTCTCCTGCCGTGGAAGAACAAGCGCGAATTGAAAGCCCCAAAGGCGAGTTTTCTCCTAAAGAGACAAGTGGGCTTTTGGAATCAGTTCAAAAAACCTCGCAGGAGCCACAACCTGTAGTTCCGTCGGAACCAAAACAGGAACCGTCCGCAAAACAGTCCTTGAAGACGAGTTCGAAAACAGGGGAGGGTGCCAAGCAATCTCCTTTAAAGGGGAAACCCGCAAAGGCTTCTTCAGGTATCAAGCCGACTGCGGGTTCGTCTTCCTCAAAAGTTCCTTTTTCGACGTCATTGGAAGCAATGAACGTTCAAAAGCGAAGTGCAGAGAAGAAACCGGACCTCAGCTCTTCTTCCGACGAACCGGATATGTCACCGAACGGATTTTCAGACTCTCGCAGCGAAACAACGCCTGAAATGAAGAATGACGTAAAGATTCAGGAAAATATGCTGCGCTTTCTCAATCGGTATACACAAGTCTATGAAAAGAAAAATATTAAAGCCTTGGAGGAGCTCTTTGAAAAGGATGCGTTGGAAAACGGTGAAGCTTTTTCAAGCCTTCGGCCGCTCTATCAGAATAATTTTCATCGAATAAAAAAATTTCGCTACGATATCGAAATCCTCAGTTGGAAGTCCATTGAAGGAGGATTGGATGTAATGGGCAAATTTTCCCTGGATTCGGTGATAAATGAGAACATGCATAGAGAATCCAACGGTCCTCTTCATTTGATTCTGACTCGACATGGAGAGGATTTTCGAATTCGCACACTGGATTATCAGATCGAAGCGACAAGAGAATTTGTTGATACGGTCAAATAA
- a CDS encoding amidohydrolase family protein has protein sequence MSKIFHLLVGHLIDGTGGPIKRNVLLSVEEDCIRSAKEMRPEALAKVKDTAIEDLSHCTLLPGLVDAHVHLTMSGTNDMQFRQKQLTFGYTEAAPLISKHLHQHLSHGIVAVRDGGDSNGHTLRYKLEDPLFKGYPIHLKAAGKAWHAPGRYGRLIGRTPLEGLTLAESITQENRQSDHIKIINSGLNSLKHFGKETPPQFHVSELKAAVQAGLEHHLKTMVHANGILPVAQALEAACHSIEHGFFMGKTNLEKMAEMGRFWVPTACTMKAYSEELPAGAQELDIARQNLEHQLDQIAYARKTGVLLAVGTDSGGLGIHHGASIVEELKLFIAAGFSLEGVIQCCSANGSKLIGLSDVLGEIRSGAAATFVITAGPPSCLPDALNKPERVYVNGNMISGAH, from the coding sequence ATGAGTAAAATATTTCACCTCCTGGTGGGTCATCTTATTGACGGGACAGGCGGTCCCATAAAACGCAATGTGCTTTTGTCCGTTGAGGAAGACTGCATCCGTTCAGCAAAAGAGATGCGACCGGAAGCCTTGGCCAAAGTCAAAGATACCGCCATTGAAGATCTGTCTCACTGCACCCTTTTGCCCGGCCTGGTCGATGCTCATGTTCACCTGACCATGTCGGGAACGAATGATATGCAGTTTCGCCAAAAACAACTGACCTTCGGCTATACGGAGGCAGCCCCTCTCATTTCAAAGCATCTCCATCAACATCTTTCGCACGGAATAGTGGCCGTGAGAGACGGCGGGGATTCAAACGGCCATACATTGCGTTATAAACTCGAAGACCCTCTTTTTAAAGGTTATCCAATCCATCTCAAAGCGGCAGGCAAAGCCTGGCACGCTCCCGGCCGCTATGGAAGGCTTATCGGACGCACGCCCCTGGAAGGACTCACATTGGCGGAATCCATCACCCAGGAAAACAGACAATCCGACCACATCAAGATCATCAATTCGGGTTTGAACAGTTTAAAGCATTTCGGCAAAGAAACACCTCCACAGTTTCATGTCTCGGAACTGAAGGCGGCAGTCCAGGCTGGCCTGGAACATCATTTGAAAACCATGGTCCACGCTAACGGGATACTCCCCGTTGCACAGGCTCTCGAAGCTGCCTGCCATTCCATAGAGCACGGATTTTTCATGGGCAAGACGAATCTTGAAAAAATGGCGGAGATGGGCAGATTCTGGGTTCCCACAGCCTGTACGATGAAGGCTTATTCAGAAGAATTGCCCGCCGGGGCACAGGAATTGGATATTGCGCGCCAAAACCTCGAGCACCAGTTGGACCAAATTGCCTATGCTCGAAAGACTGGGGTTTTGCTGGCGGTGGGAACCGACAGTGGAGGACTAGGAATTCATCATGGCGCATCGATTGTTGAAGAACTCAAGCTATTTATCGCCGCAGGATTTTCCCTTGAAGGAGTGATTCAATGCTGCAGCGCCAATGGATCAAAATTGATAGGATTATCCGATGTGCTCGGTGAAATAAGATCAGGCGCAGCTGCGACCTTTGTTATCACCGCAGGACCCCCATCCTGTTTGCCGGACGCATTGAACAAACCCGAGAGGGTTTATGTAAACGGAAACATGATAAGTGGAGCACATTGA
- a CDS encoding DUF4384 domain-containing protein, translated as MFSLSGKLKQMKWMTCGLTLLILGLMFCLEGGIASASGVQAGEVIGFRWAFGALLGNNNERKLERVAEEATLKTGDQFKMMVELEKPCFVYVIYYNSKDGVKMLFPYDINQFQTDYQVAKKYYIPQGDAWFELDQHVGRETFHLLASAQRLTAMEELFNEYETADAAKRSELIKRILYEIQSIKNINRELAAPAERPVPIGGAIRGMEKIQGNNLPDVASIAEDIACTGSIARTYNIEHQ; from the coding sequence ATGTTCTCTTTGAGTGGTAAATTGAAACAAATGAAATGGATGACATGCGGACTGACGCTCTTGATCTTGGGGCTGATGTTCTGCCTGGAGGGCGGAATCGCTTCCGCCTCTGGTGTACAGGCTGGAGAGGTCATTGGCTTTCGTTGGGCATTTGGTGCTTTGTTGGGAAATAACAATGAGCGCAAGCTCGAGCGCGTTGCCGAGGAAGCAACGCTGAAAACCGGGGATCAGTTCAAGATGATGGTCGAGCTCGAGAAGCCCTGTTTCGTCTATGTGATCTATTATAATTCTAAAGACGGAGTGAAGATGCTCTTCCCCTATGATATCAACCAATTCCAAACCGACTATCAGGTCGCTAAAAAGTACTATATCCCTCAGGGGGATGCCTGGTTTGAGCTTGATCAACATGTGGGGCGGGAGACTTTTCATCTTCTCGCTTCCGCACAGAGGCTCACCGCCATGGAGGAATTGTTCAACGAGTATGAAACGGCCGATGCAGCCAAAAGGTCCGAACTCATAAAGCGAATCCTTTATGAAATCCAGAGCATCAAGAATATAAATCGTGAACTGGCTGCGCCCGCTGAACGTCCCGTGCCCATAGGAGGGGCCATTAGGGGCATGGAAAAAATTCAGGGGAACAATCTCCCCGATGTGGCTTCTATAGCCGAAGATATTGCGTGTACTGGTTCCATTGCGAGGACCTACAACATTGAGCACCAATAG
- a CDS encoding thioredoxin domain-containing protein — MVLGLKKENLLLALSILGLIVAAVAGLAEYVQWIGALCSGFSTGCKETAQFTLLGLPLWIWGVGYYLSLLLLLFFKVRGAIFWWVAPAIGVEFSLVWIMYSISALCVFCLANLLVVLLILVVFLEKERLWQTLAVSLLAFLISVFVITKENQTMASPMTKMEDHESGIAAVVKGQAITNRELENPLAFKILDLEKQIYKLKRDRLNDMITEMLLEGEAHKKGISIQELIDDAILSKPIEVSDDEVEKFYIENRARWPEWDGSEEDLKKQIKASLTRQKAYDKAKKFAWSLASKDDVIVYLKEPQLPNADVSIGDNMSDGPADAPVTIVEFSDYECPVCRKTHVLTKEIKEMYKGKIRWVFKDFPLRQHQWASLAAEAARCAGEQGKFWEYQDRLYSSDKELTVEQLSFIAKDLGMKPEPFAACLSNGKYRNEVEKDRQEGKVNGVSTTPTYVINGKFVPGAPTLEQFKEMIEAELAKTKPKS; from the coding sequence ATGGTTTTGGGTTTGAAGAAAGAAAATCTGTTATTGGCTTTAAGTATTCTTGGACTCATCGTTGCCGCAGTGGCGGGTCTGGCAGAATATGTGCAATGGATTGGTGCTCTTTGCTCCGGATTCTCTACGGGTTGTAAGGAAACAGCTCAGTTCACATTACTGGGGCTCCCATTGTGGATTTGGGGAGTCGGCTATTACCTGTCATTGTTGTTATTGCTCTTCTTCAAAGTGCGAGGCGCGATATTTTGGTGGGTTGCTCCAGCCATTGGAGTCGAATTCAGCCTGGTCTGGATCATGTATTCCATCAGTGCACTTTGCGTCTTCTGCCTTGCAAATTTGTTGGTGGTACTTCTGATCCTGGTTGTCTTTTTGGAAAAAGAACGGCTGTGGCAAACGCTCGCCGTCAGTTTGCTTGCTTTTTTGATTTCCGTCTTTGTGATCACCAAAGAAAATCAAACCATGGCTTCCCCTATGACAAAAATGGAGGACCATGAGTCCGGGATTGCTGCGGTCGTAAAAGGACAAGCCATCACAAACCGGGAGTTGGAAAATCCACTGGCTTTCAAAATTCTGGATTTGGAAAAGCAGATCTATAAACTGAAGCGGGATCGTCTGAATGATATGATCACCGAAATGCTTCTTGAGGGAGAAGCGCACAAAAAAGGTATTTCCATTCAGGAGTTGATAGATGACGCCATACTGTCCAAACCCATTGAAGTCAGCGATGATGAGGTAGAAAAATTCTATATTGAGAATCGTGCCAGATGGCCCGAATGGGATGGGTCTGAGGAGGATCTCAAGAAACAGATCAAGGCTTCTCTCACGCGCCAGAAAGCATACGACAAAGCGAAGAAATTTGCATGGTCCCTAGCTAGCAAAGATGACGTGATCGTTTATCTCAAAGAACCGCAGCTTCCGAATGCGGATGTGAGTATAGGAGACAATATGTCGGATGGTCCTGCAGACGCTCCGGTAACCATTGTCGAATTTTCGGATTATGAATGCCCTGTCTGCCGTAAAACTCATGTTCTCACGAAAGAAATCAAGGAGATGTACAAGGGGAAAATTCGTTGGGTCTTCAAGGACTTTCCACTCAGACAGCACCAATGGGCTTCTCTGGCTGCCGAAGCTGCCCGTTGTGCCGGTGAGCAGGGGAAGTTCTGGGAATATCAGGATCGCTTGTATTCCAGTGATAAGGAGTTGACGGTTGAACAGTTGTCTTTCATTGCAAAAGATCTGGGAATGAAACCGGAACCGTTTGCTGCATGCCTCAGCAACGGTAAGTATCGAAACGAAGTGGAAAAGGATCGCCAGGAGGGCAAAGTAAACGGCGTTTCCACGACACCCACTTATGTAATCAACGGCAAATTTGTTCCGGGTGCGCCAACCCTGGAACAATTCAAGGAGATGATCGAGGCCGAATTGGCTAAAACAAAACCGAAAAGTTAG